Proteins encoded in a region of the Flavobacteriaceae bacterium HL-DH10 genome:
- the hemW gene encoding radical SAM family heme chaperone HemW: MGGAAGIYIHIPFCKQACFYCDFHFSTSLKKKDELIQALAKELVLRKDELKNKTIETIYFGGGTPSILTIDELKFLISEVYKNYKVSDHPEITLEANPDDLVSVQTQSITIFEDYKSIGINRLSVGIQSFFEDDLKSMNRAHSSEEAKNCLEIATQHFDNITIDLIYGIPNMSMEKWNENLEIAFGFGIHHISSYALTVEPKTALDTFIKKGTYPPIDENLALQHFNHLIEKTTEQGFIHYEISNFGKPDYFSKHNTSYWQGKPYLGIGPSAHSYSKTQRSWNVANNSKYIQAIQNNNLPSTVEVLSKKDQYNEYVMTGLRTIWGVSLAKIENEFGQEFLEHLKSSAEKFIKQDLLVIASETKQSVQLEKLITTQKGKFLVDGIASELFMI; the protein is encoded by the coding sequence TTGGGAGGAGCTGCCGGCATATACATCCACATACCATTTTGTAAGCAAGCATGTTTTTATTGCGACTTTCATTTTTCAACATCTTTGAAAAAGAAAGACGAATTGATTCAGGCTTTAGCAAAGGAACTGGTTCTTAGAAAAGATGAACTCAAAAACAAAACGATTGAAACCATTTATTTTGGCGGTGGAACACCATCCATATTAACGATTGATGAATTAAAGTTTTTGATTTCTGAAGTGTATAAAAATTACAAGGTTTCAGATCATCCAGAAATTACTTTAGAAGCTAATCCAGACGATTTAGTGTCTGTGCAAACTCAGTCAATAACCATTTTTGAAGACTATAAAAGTATCGGAATAAACCGTTTAAGTGTTGGAATTCAGTCCTTTTTTGAAGACGATTTAAAAAGTATGAATCGCGCACATTCATCAGAAGAAGCTAAAAATTGCTTGGAGATTGCAACACAACATTTTGATAATATAACCATCGACCTTATTTATGGTATTCCTAATATGAGTATGGAGAAGTGGAATGAAAATTTAGAGATTGCTTTTGGTTTCGGAATTCATCATATCTCAAGTTATGCGCTTACTGTTGAACCTAAAACAGCTTTGGATACTTTTATTAAAAAAGGAACTTATCCGCCAATTGATGAAAATTTAGCACTTCAGCATTTTAATCATTTAATTGAAAAAACAACGGAGCAAGGATTTATACATTATGAGATTTCAAACTTTGGTAAGCCAGACTATTTTTCAAAACACAATACGAGTTATTGGCAAGGGAAACCGTATTTAGGGATAGGGCCTTCTGCGCATTCATATTCTAAAACACAACGTAGTTGGAATGTGGCTAATAATTCAAAATACATTCAAGCCATTCAAAATAACAACTTACCAAGTACGGTTGAGGTTTTGTCAAAAAAAGATCAGTATAATGAATATGTTATGACTGGTTTACGGACTATTTGGGGTGTTTCATTAGCTAAAATTGAAAATGAATTTGGACAAGAATTTCTTGAACATTTAAAATCTTCCGCAGAAAAATTTATAAAACAAGACTTACTTGTCATTGCGAGTGAAACGAAGCAATCTGTTCAATTAGAAAAACTAATAACAACCCAAAAAGGAAAGTTTTTAGTTGATGGAATCGCTTCTGAACTATTTATGATTTAG
- the ruvC gene encoding crossover junction endodeoxyribonuclease RuvC, with protein MSKERIILGIDPGTTIMGFGLIKVVGKTMQFIQMNELDLKKYDDHYLKLKLIFERTIELIDTHNPDEIAIEAPFFGKNVQSMLKLGRAQGVAMAAGLSREIPITEYLPKKIKMAITGSGNSSKEQVAKMLQSVLGLKTLPKNLDATDGLAAAVCHFYNSGRIEVGKSYSGWDAFVKQNSHPAPKGGAKTPTVINLRKNKI; from the coding sequence ATGAGTAAAGAAAGAATTATTTTAGGTATTGATCCTGGTACAACCATTATGGGTTTCGGACTTATAAAAGTGGTTGGAAAAACCATGCAGTTTATACAGATGAATGAGTTAGATTTGAAAAAATACGACGATCATTATTTAAAACTAAAACTTATTTTTGAACGTACCATAGAACTTATAGATACCCACAACCCAGATGAAATAGCTATTGAAGCGCCATTTTTTGGAAAAAATGTACAGAGTATGTTAAAGCTTGGTCGTGCACAAGGCGTTGCTATGGCTGCGGGCTTAAGTAGAGAAATACCTATAACGGAATATCTTCCTAAAAAAATAAAAATGGCCATTACAGGTAGCGGTAATTCTAGTAAAGAACAGGTTGCTAAAATGCTTCAAAGTGTACTAGGACTTAAAACATTGCCTAAAAATTTAGATGCTACTGATGGATTAGCGGCTGCTGTTTGTCATTTTTACAATTCTGGTAGAATTGAAGTTGGTAAAAGTTATTCAGGTTGGGATGCTTTTGTGAAGCAGAATAGCCACCCAGCCCCCAAAGGGGGAGCGAAAACACCAACTGTAATAAATTTGCGTAAAAATAAAATTTAG
- a CDS encoding lysylphosphatidylglycerol synthase domain-containing protein, whose translation MMYSLPYKTKQFFFVLIKLSIVVAAFYFIYQKLTKNSELQFSVFIDFLTKNDAFSIKNIVFILILSFLNWFFEILKWQNLVFPIKKITFKNAAEQSLGSLTASLFTPNRIGEYGAKAIYYTSNYRKRIMLINLISNLLQMSITVILGIIGLSLFISNFNININLNSLFIILIISIVFITLITFGIRKNKFTIKGVSFEKIKDFISNFPKNKIRLGWLLSLLRYAVFSFQFYFLFHVFKTEITYLNAMTAITSMYLLASIIPSVFIFDVIIKGSIAVYLFAFLGINELTILSIITIMWMLNFVLPSIYGSYYVLNFKLPKNDN comes from the coding sequence ATGATGTATTCGCTACCATACAAAACTAAACAATTCTTTTTTGTACTTATTAAATTAAGCATCGTAGTTGCTGCTTTTTATTTCATCTACCAAAAGCTGACAAAAAACAGCGAACTCCAATTTTCTGTTTTTATTGACTTTTTAACTAAAAACGATGCGTTTTCAATAAAAAACATCGTTTTTATACTCATTTTAAGCTTTTTAAATTGGTTTTTTGAAATTTTAAAATGGCAAAATTTAGTATTTCCTATTAAAAAAATTACTTTTAAAAATGCTGCTGAACAAAGTTTAGGATCATTAACAGCTTCTTTATTTACCCCAAACCGTATTGGAGAATATGGAGCAAAAGCCATTTACTATACTTCAAACTACCGAAAACGCATTATGCTTATTAACTTGATAAGCAACCTACTTCAAATGAGTATTACGGTTATTTTGGGCATTATAGGTTTAAGCCTTTTTATTTCAAATTTCAATATAAATATAAACCTTAACAGCCTTTTTATAATACTAATAATCAGCATCGTTTTTATTACCTTAATTACCTTCGGAATTAGAAAAAATAAGTTTACCATTAAAGGTGTTTCTTTTGAAAAAATTAAAGATTTCATTTCAAATTTCCCCAAAAATAAAATAAGATTAGGGTGGTTATTATCATTACTACGATATGCTGTTTTTTCATTTCAATTTTACTTTTTGTTCCATGTTTTTAAAACTGAAATAACGTATTTAAATGCCATGACAGCAATTACTTCAATGTATTTACTAGCCTCTATAATTCCTAGTGTTTTTATTTTTGATGTGATTATAAAAGGAAGTATAGCGGTTTATTTATTTGCTTTTTTAGGCATTAACGAACTCACTATTTTAAGTATCATCACCATTATGTGGATGCTTAATTTTGTATTACCAAGCATATACGGAAGCTATTATGTACTTAACTTTAAGCTTCCTAAAAACGATAATTAA
- a CDS encoding glycosyltransferase has translation MVLTSIIITILYLILIGSFAVGFDKISVFKLEDLPSKTKFSVIIPFRNEAEYVSELLKSIETLNYPKHLYEIILVDDASEDDSVSVVENFLKTKPTITNISIIQNERKTNSPKKDAITSAINQAKNEWIITTDADCVLPKYWLDCFDEYIQKTNAKCIAAPVTYLSTNSFLNKFQLLDLLSLQGATIGGFGLKKPFLCNGANLGYQKALFTALNGFKGNSNIASGDDIFLLEKVAKEYPEALHYLKCEQAIVLTESQTSWKHLISQRLRWAAKTSSYNNWFGKLTGIIVLIMNALIIATVLLTLIGSFNFKILLYILFIKLNIDFFLIYKSATFFNQKDILKSFVFGFLIYPFFSIYIAFLSIFSNYKWKGRSYKK, from the coding sequence ATGGTTTTAACAAGTATCATCATAACAATTTTATATCTCATTTTAATAGGAAGTTTTGCTGTGGGGTTTGATAAAATTTCTGTTTTTAAATTAGAAGATTTACCTTCTAAAACAAAATTCTCTGTGATTATTCCTTTTAGGAATGAAGCTGAATATGTATCCGAATTGTTAAAATCTATTGAAACACTAAATTACCCAAAGCATCTTTATGAAATTATTTTAGTTGATGATGCTTCTGAGGATGATTCAGTTTCAGTAGTTGAAAATTTTCTTAAAACAAAACCAACAATAACTAATATTTCTATTATACAAAATGAAAGAAAAACAAATTCTCCTAAAAAAGATGCTATTACATCTGCTATAAACCAAGCAAAAAACGAATGGATCATTACTACTGATGCCGATTGTGTTTTACCTAAATATTGGTTAGATTGTTTTGACGAATACATTCAAAAAACAAATGCTAAATGCATTGCGGCTCCTGTAACCTACCTGTCTACAAATTCATTTTTAAATAAGTTTCAATTACTCGATTTGCTGAGTTTACAGGGCGCTACTATTGGTGGTTTTGGATTAAAAAAACCGTTTTTATGTAATGGTGCTAACTTGGGTTATCAAAAAGCATTATTTACAGCATTAAATGGATTTAAAGGCAACAGCAACATTGCTAGTGGTGATGATATTTTTCTATTAGAAAAAGTTGCAAAAGAATATCCCGAAGCACTTCATTATTTAAAATGTGAACAAGCAATTGTTTTAACAGAATCACAAACATCGTGGAAACATTTAATATCTCAGCGTCTTCGATGGGCGGCAAAAACAAGTAGTTATAACAATTGGTTTGGAAAACTGACAGGCATCATTGTTTTAATTATGAATGCCTTAATAATTGCAACTGTTTTACTCACTCTAATTGGTAGTTTCAACTTTAAAATTTTGCTTTATATTCTTTTTATAAAATTAAATATCGACTTCTTTTTAATTTATAAATCGGCTACTTTTTTTAATCAAAAAGACATATTGAAATCTTTTGTTTTTGGATTTTTAATTTACCCTTTCTTTAGTATTTACATTGCTTTTCTATCTATATTTTCAAACTATAAATGGAAAGGACGCTCTTA